A genomic region of Zygotorulaspora mrakii chromosome 7, complete sequence contains the following coding sequences:
- a CDS encoding zinc-binding alcohol dehydrogenase family protein, with protein sequence MLKRRIDDPSYCFEESSQKSVEKVGSFKSRRLFENESPSIIVPRFQKGLIISTFEKDLVACASLPVTKQLKEYEILVQNEYVGLNHVDWKSKKYRFNIYSFPWVNGRECSGIVIKQGPKVDKKKFPIFSEVFLASTSYRDLKTSTFQEYTVFDSRLVWRIPQHKLPIGLVQNKFGLEFAAGIGVALVTAGSAISTIVDLTVEVQKNNDKAQNIAIWGGSSSVGLYVIQLAKACKKFDKIVIISSSKHKDYLKELGATHVIDRFQPAERILEEIADLCPEGVNYGIDVISKETATVLSKILEHGNTETKKLVCIVGLPEGTTECVRKNLKTKLIIETVNIKKFHEDIRFGSWFVSYTSKLFETDQLKPIKSLKVFKSLGSFGEGIMNGLKELEDKGASAEKFVASL encoded by the coding sequence ATGTTAAAAAGGAGGATTGATGATCCATCCTACTGTTTTGAGGAAAGTTCTCAGAAAAGTGTAGAAAAAGTGGGAAGCTTCAAATCAAGAAggctttttgaaaatgaaagtcCATCCATAATTGTGccaagatttcaaaaaggcCTAATTATTTCAACGTTTGAGAAAGATTTAGTTGCCTGCGCCAGTTTACCTGTCACCAAGCAATTAAAAGAGTACGAAATTCTTGTTCAAAACGAATATGTTGGCTTGAACCATGTGGATTGGAAGTCCAAAAAGTACAGGTTCaatatatattcttttccatgGGTTAATGGCCGAGAGTGCAGTGGAATTGTGATTAAACAAGGCCCCAAGGtggacaaaaaaaaattcccgattttttcagaagtaTTCTTGGCCAGCACATCTTACCGAGACCTGAAAACTTCAACTTTTCAAGAGTACACGGTTTTTGATTCCCGGTTGGTTTGGAGAATTCCACAGCATAAACTGCCCATTGGTTTAGttcaaaataaatttgGTCTTGAATTCGCCGCTGGAATTGGTGTGGCACTAGTGACAGCTGGTTCAGCAATCTCCACTATTGTAGATTTGACAGTAGAggtacaaaaaaataacgaCAAAGCGCAAAACATTGCAATATGGGGTGGTAGCTCTTCTGTAGGACTTTATGTCATACAATTGGCCAAAGCCTGCAAAAAATTCGACAAAATTGTTATTATATCTTCAAGCAAACACAAAGATTATCTAAAAGAGCTAGGCGCAACCCATGTGATAGATCGTTTTCAACCTGCAGAGAGAATCTTGGAAGAGATTGCGGATCTTTGTCCGGAAGGTGTCAATTATGGAATTGATGTGATATCCAAAGAAACAGCCACTGTATTGTCCAAAATATTGGAACACGGTAACACCGAAACCAAGAAGCTAGTTTGCATTGTTGGACTCCCCGAGGGTACAACTGAGTGTGtgagaaaaaatttaaaaacaaAGTTAATAATTGAAACTGTAAATATAAAGAAGTTTCATGAAGATATTAGATTTGGTTCTTGGTTCGTTAGTTATACTTccaagctttttgaaactgATCAGTTAAAGCCTATAAAATCCTTGAAAGTTTTTAAATCACTTGGCAGCTTTGGCGAAGGTATAATGAATGGTctgaaagaattggaagataAAGGGGCAAGTGCTGAGAAGTTTGTTGCAAGTTTATag
- a CDS encoding aldo/keto reductase — translation MSLVKQVKFGNTGLKISPIIVGCMSYGSSKWSPWVMDNKEKVFEILKYCYDRGIRTFDTADVYSNGKSERMLGEFLKHYNINRETVVILTKVRFAVNESMELPLSTLYKKDDATALALANQGGLSRKHILDGVAKSVERLGTYIDVLQIHRMDYDTPMEETLKALNDVIERGDVRYIGGSSMKATEFVEMQYIAEKHNWFKFSSWQSKYNLVYREDEREVIPYSKKHNIALIPWSPNNRGLLTRPFGETTARSDADPRLQQVTEEDKEIIKRIEKVAKDKGLTMAQVSSAWVLSKGCYPIIGLSSVERVKEAIGALDVTFTEEESKYLEECYAPKPEL, via the coding sequence ATGAGTTTAGTTAAGCAAGTCAAGTTTGGCAACACCGGTCTAAAAATCTCACCCATTATCGTGGGCTGTATGTCGTACGGCTCCAGCAAATGGTCGCCATGGGTCATGGATAATAAGGAAAAGGTGTTTGAGATACTGAAGTACTGCTACGACCGCGGAATCCGTACTTTCGATACCGCGGATGTGTATAGTAACGGGAAAAGTGAACGGATGTTGGGGGAGTTCTTGAAGCACTACAACATCAACAGAGAAACAGTGGTTATCCTCACCAAGGTTCGTTTCGCTGTGAATGAGTCGATGGAGCTTCCGCTCAGTACCTTGTACAAAAAGGACGACGCGACGGCCTTGGCCCTCGCCAACCAGGGTGGGTTGTCGCGCAAGCACATATTGGATGGAGTGGCCAAGTCTGTGGAAAGATTGGGAACATATATCGACGTTTTGCAGATCCACAGAATGGACTACGATACTCCGATGGAGGAGACACTGAAGGCATTGAATGATGTCATCGAGAGAGGTGATGTCAGGTACATTGGTGGATCCAGCATGAAGGCTACTGAATTTGTGGAGATGCAATACATTGCCGAAAAGCACAATTGGTTCAAGTTTTCCAGTTGGCAATCGAAATATAACCTGGTATACAGGGAGGATGAGAGAGAGGTGATTCCGTATTCGAAGAAGCACAACATTGCCCTAATTCCATGGTCCCCTAACAACAGGGGCCTACTGACCAGGCCATTTGGAGAGACGACAGCAAGATCTGACGCTGACCCTCGTTTGCAGCAGGTGACAGAGGAAGACAAAGAAATTATCAAGCGTATTGAAAAGGTGGCAAAAGATAAAGGCTTGACGATGGCGCAGGTCTCTTCGGCATGGGTCTTGAGTAAAGGTTGTTATCCAATTATCGGGTTGAGCTCTGTCGAGCGTGTCAAAGAAGCAATTGGTGCGCTTGACGTAACTTTTACTGAGGAGGAAAGTAAATATCTCGAAGAATGCTACGCACCTAAGCCAGAGTTATGA